The window CTTCACTTGTCAAAGCTTTAGTTTTCCATGGGAGTAGCTGCATAAATTGCATTCCTTCGTTGTGGTATGTGGCCACAACATGCGAAGCTTCCATATTGCCCATCTATTTTGTATCTTCCATTTGCTTTGGCGTTCCCGCACATCATCAATAATGTTTACATTTCAGTAAACCAAAACCAATACGTGGAAAAACATCACCCGAAatgtttttttacaaaattcgaaTGAGGGTAAATATCTCGAACACATGTCAAACATCATGTGTACTTAGCTGAAAGCAAACCACAACATGAAAGTACTTTAGTCATAATTAAGCAGACCCATCTTGTACACAAAGTTTCTTTCTCCGGTTCATATAATTGACAATATTGAGAGTCTTTTGTAACCGAGACAAAGGTCTCCAACAGCCTTTATGATTTGCAAACCTCTGGTAGACTAATATGTAAAGGTCACGTTGACCAATCTCCCTCTAGCTAAATAATCTCATGCAATTGCTTAACGGTAGGGGTGCCCGCGGGTCGGGTTGGGCGGATTATAGGttaaaccctaacccaaccTATTTAgtttggtttttttaatttttaacccaACTAAAGTTCGGTTTAAATTtcatcgggttgggtcggttaggATTTATTTCGGTTTGGGTCGGTTTGGGTCGGGTAGAATGGGTTACTAGAAAATAAGTGTGAGGTAAGGTcacttagttttgtaatttcacaattttttcGATACAAGTCGAGCTCATTATCGAGTTTGTTTGCCAATAGCTTAGTTCTTATTAAGCGGAACTCATGATTCGTTCAAAATAGAAATTGTTTCAcgcatttattataaatttaagtaatatgtgatatatttttagtttagaTAGAAAGacacctaaaattattttagtaaaaacaaataaaatatatgaaaattaaataaaatatgcggGTCGGGTTAGAATGGGCGGGTTATAAGcaaaaccctaacccaacccatttaaatcggttttaataattttcaacccaATCAAAATTCGGGTTAAATATTTTCGGGTTGGTTTAgggtcgggttgggtcggttcgATCGGTTTGGACGGGTTTTGATAACCCATGGGCACCCCTACTTAACGTGATACGAACATGGGTCATTTTCGATAGTTTGATCACAAATGTCGTTAACTTAATTGATGGCCCAAGACAACTTTCATGTCGGTAAGTCACGCGTATCGATATATCCATCAATGTCTGAgtgttacaaattttaaatcccACATCTTTATACAGTTGAATAGGTTTTTATGTAACCGGTGTTTTAGAACCGGTCAGAATCTTTGGCCAAATTCCGACCGATTATAGTTCAAACTTTAAGAGAACCCACCATATTATAGTTGAATTTGAATCCACGATTATCACCAATATTAACAACATAGTTCATGAATTTAGTATGATGTCTAAAacgaataataatattaaggTAACAAGCttgtttgaaatataagtataaaatccATAAAAGGATTGGTTctctacatggtatcagagctcaggtTTGGTGGGAGGTCTCGAGTTCGAGCCCCTGCCAGGctgccacccccaatattctcacaatttaaaatGGACACGAAGGCAATTTATGCCCCAAAGATGGGCGCCCGCGATCCACatgggatttcgagtgagggggTGTGTTGAAATAcaagtataagatccataaagggcatcctctaacaccttgaggttttagagggATTGGTTCTCTACATAAATAAATCAGTCTCTAGATTAATAATACGAAAACATGATCATCGAGTCAGCAAAGCCCTCCTCCTTTCTCCTGGTATGTCTTGACAAGATCCTGATGCTTGTTCTTATAATCTGTTGAATTAGTGTTGTCTTGAATTACGTAGTAAAATTTTTGTGGGCATGGAAAAGGCTGAGGGCCTTATTGTTCATTGTTTATTCATGACATACATAGCATCACTACTGAACTAATAACTAAACGAGCAATCTATCAATTTTGATTGTGTAAAATTGAGAGAAACATAAATTCCGGTCCGAACTATCTTTATATGAGACTTTTGAAAGATTGTCACAAAATCTTGTTCTTGCATATACgaacaggaaaaaaaaaagagtacgCTGTTCACACCATAGGAAATACACAGTATAATTAAGAACATATCCCATGTCTTTGGGCacaattcataaaaagaaatctTTCGATAGGATTTTCTATAGATTGCCAATTCTTGGTCAGTGAGATTCATGATTATTCAGATTAATATTTAAGTATAGATATTACCTcctttttctcttttaaaataaattgcaaagattgaagtttttatatttgaaattgtgTTAGGTCTAAATCCTGAATGACTGGATTATTCGTAATTCTATATTTACAATACAGATGTGGTGATCAATCGGACATTTGAttaattatcacatattaaatgCTTTCACTTGATCTGTAGTTAAAATAAACTCTATTTTACACATAATTATGATTTCATGATAACTCGAAAATCTTAAATCTAAGAGTAAATCGGTTATCATCTCGGAGACTACTTGAGCAGGGAAAGAAACAGGTTGGGTCAGCGAGACACAGGCACACACctataaatttataatgcaTGTGGGCGAGAATCCTGAACAGACAACGATACTGTATTTAACAAGACCAACTTCTTTTGGGGCATGGGCACTGCTCCACATTCCCAAATCATACCTTGTGATATTTGCACAATCATCAACCTAATTCGCCACTTTAGTTACAAGCTCTCTCTGCATGTATGGTCTTATTCGGTGaatatagtttttatttatgattcttGTTTTTCTTACTTCCGATGCATGGGAGTAAGATTGAGTTTTATTTGCTTAGAGggaaaaaaatgattttcattttcAGTTAAAAAACGGACACTTGGCAAAAGTTATTTGCAATTGATTgaactattaatttattttctattcatTTGCATCTATGGATAGAGTACTGAGTATAAAGGCCATTTTGTTACACTAATAGGAATATAAGTGAGATTATGGGAATTATATTATGGTTAAAGGTTATGGCCAAATCACAAAATTATGGACCAAAAGCTTTTAATGTCAGGCTAcgatattttatatgaatttgagCTAGTTTGGGGTTTTGTAACATTTTCAAATCCTACAGTTGAGTTGGGGGAGTGAAGTATGATGATGTTCAATGAGTCCACTAACCAAAATCGAaatctaaaatttatataatagtgAAACTAGCAAATAGCATAAAGTTTATTCTTAAAAAAGAAAGTTTTACGCaactcaaatttataaatattaaaatatgtctaaattatttaatttgagGATcctcttaaataatattaaatcattataacCATTGTTTTAGAAaacttaaaatgtttttcaaatCATACGGAGACAAACATCACGTATTTATTTTGGTTTTATTATAAGCAAAAACAAACAATCAAACTAACTGTTACGTACTTATTTTGTTCTTACTACATGCAGAAAAGCAAGTTCACACTTCTGAAGGGATGAGTATGAAATTCATGTTTATCAGAAACATAATTACATGTCTATCAAAGATATGCACGACCAACATATAATCATGTCTATCAAAATGTGGTTTTTctggtgtgtgcccatgggcacacgttttctataaatttaatggattttgattggcttctacttctttataaTAGTGGATCCCctgcaaattcaccaaccacaccaataaaaattcactaaaattatagaatttggtgtttagcatgtgcccactagacaaacccatcaAAATATATTCGGAGACCAACAGTTCACATACGCCTCAAAAGACTAAAAAAAAGTCCGACAATTTTTTGGTAAAAACTCAAGAAAGTTTTACATAGTATGCAGTTTAAAGAGCAGGGATAATcctgaattattaatataatagaaaataaatataatatattaccaaATAAATGACAAGAACATAGAATTAAGTTGATATAACTAGAACttattttatgatttaattGTCCATGACACACAGACTTAAGAAAGTTATAACTTTATTTTACATAGAACTTGCATAACAATTTTTATCACGTATCAATAAATTATttcactaaaaatttaatatatttgttacataattaataaactcaaataaataaattaataaaatgaccTCAGATTTTCATTCTCATTCACATAGGAGTGCTTGCGGCTCTGatcatgtttataatataaagtcAGATTTTCAGTTTCACTGACACTGAAATTTGAGTTGAAGAGTACCAAGCTGAGTGACGCACCTGGTCACCTCACTTTAATAACGAGTTGCGATAGATTTCAATCGATTGGGAAAACTAAGATAGACAAGACGACATTCTCCATGCCAGATGTTAAtggtttaaataatttatatacaattttgtTGAACGGATCGGAATTGATTTTTCTGGTTGCATTGCTACATAAATACACACAAAATATAAACCGCTGATATTAAACTCACAAACAAatcattaaatatatgtatatagatgATACGAGAAGTGATAAACATAGAACCAAAATACACAAGAACATAAATTTAAAGACAAACACTACTTGAATTATAGTTGTACATGGATCACTCTGGACTCATAATTCACAGACGACATTTAGCACATCTTAGGAACAGACTCGAGACTTGATAACAAGATACAAACTTTAAGAAGACAATAACAATGGGCAACAATTTAATGCTCGACTCCTTTGGCAGGAGGAACAGACTCGAAGCAATGATTTAAACAATCAGAAAACAATAATCACACTTTCTCATCCCCTATGTATAATCATGACTTGGACCTCACCAACTTCGCAGACATTcacataataataacaataatatttaaaatatttctccgtcaattaattaattgttcCAGTCGTCGCAAAGCTCATGGACCCATCCGAGATCAGGTGCACCTGATGTCCCGTTCTCTTCAGTTAAATCAAGGTTGTTCTTTGAGAAGTGGGATGATCCGGAAGAGCTCGGATCCGATGGAGACGAGCTCGATTCGGAGGAGCTCGGAGAGAAGAACATGGGAACCTGATCATGGAGTTTAGACACATCCACAAACAACCTGTTTTTGGGACGGCCAGTAGATGAATTTTTTTCATCCAAATTGAGTGACTGAAACAGCTTTATAAGCTCCTTTTTGTAGCCTGAGCCATGGCGCTTTTTGAGTTCAGCGAGTTCCGCGAGTGCCATCTGGCCCCGAGTGGGACGATAGGCGCCCATAGGGAGCGAGGGGGAGACCGGAGGGGACCCATCAGGCATTCTCATCAGAGTAGAGTTTGGGGAAAGAGATGAGCAGTGGCTATGAGGGCAGAAGTGATGCCCATTGGCTGAGTCTTGAGGCAAAATGCGGAGTTGTTTAGAGGTGTGAGCGAAAAAGCAGATCTTCCTGGTGCAGCTCCTCCCGTCTTTGCAAGCCTGGGTGCGGTAACGAGCCGGGTGGAGCCAGCACTCGAAGACGCCGTGAGAGTATTCACAGCGGTCTCCGCGTGGGCACATGCCACGGCGAAAATCCTGACAGACGACACCGGAGTAATTGAACTTCCTCGGATCCCTCCTCCGGGCCTTTTCACCAGGGTGTGAAAAGGGGCAGTCGGTCCAGTCATGGCTCCTGCTCCGAGTGCACTTGCGCACCTTGAACTCGAACATCCGGAACTGATCCGCCGAGTAGACATCAGCCTCATCCTCCTCATCTCGGTTATTGCAGGGGAGGAATTTCGCAAGAGGGGTCTCCTCGTCGAGCCTCGGGTACACAGGGATCTCCAGGTTGGCCGCGCGCCGAGAGAGGAGTTTTCGAGGCGGGATGTCGACCGGGCGGAGCCTCTTGGAGAGGAAGAGCTGGTGAGGTTGGAACCTGCGTTCATCACCTCCTCCGAAACTACTCATTGTATGTGTAATGGGAAAGAAAGGAATATAAGTGTTTGATGAAACTTTGGGTGTGATTTACGAGAAAGGGAGAGGAGTGAAATAAATAGCCCGAGAGGGTGATGAGAATGGCGTGAGCGGATGCTGCGTGGCTTCACAATAGCAATGCTGGCATGCAAACTCAGAGTACGTGTCAGCCCCTCGTTTTTCGTTGCATGCAAATGTTTGTCGCTTCTTATTCATTTCATTTCTCTCGTGCACTTAAACTTAACCAGAGTTTAGTTTCTACTTTGCTTGGTTAACTTAATTACATcagttatattacaaaatcagtTACAGAGGTACAGTGTATCTAGCAGAAAAATCAAATTAGCACAAGAAAGGAGTCGATGAGGACAAATGAGATTATGTGTGCTGAATAATGAGATATCGACGGAGATATCCAAGTCCATGCAAGTTCAAAATAAAGAATTTTCGATAAAGAATGTTTTcgatttttaacattttattattattttaatgataatctaatgaatatatattatttaaaattatatatataattatgtacatttgaaatttgaaacttGGACCATGACCTgattaattttgtttaattgtgCTATACATATCTTGATTATACAGTAAttataacttttatatatatagttatatggGTTGGTTAATTGTTTATGAGGAGGCATTTTCTCATTTTATTTTCGCAAATGATGAGTATTAGTTTAATGTGATTAAtgtaagtgttaaattattaatcaatttTGTGATTGTATAATCTTATGAAGTTGTTTAGACTTTTTAATAAGccacaacttatttttttttaacgataatcttttaaaattattttgtttaatttgtaaGTGAATGATCTTTTGAAGCTGTTTAATTTTCCTAATAGTTAACAGCTTATTTTGAGATTGTCACCTGCATAGTTTCAAAGAAGTTTATATGTATGACATAGTgtgaacatgattatttttatttttattcttgatctttaattttcaattaatactaaattaatatatttaaatatatgattactaaatcaatattgaaattttattaacaatatattaaattatatatcagcTAGTACAAAGAAAATGTTAATAAATGGGTTGGACGAAGAGATTACTAATCAGATCTACGGGTACTAATTAAGAACAATTATATAGCACACTTCTTTTTTgaaagatatttatatataaaacacCTCCAAATACTCcaataaaatttcttatttatCCATCACAGtatttttgtattatttttttttcacgaACAATACATTTAGGGGGCGACTTCATAGTGCATACGAGGAACCTGGCTGGATCGGCTCATATTTCATTTTGATAATCTAGGCGAACTTTGTTTGTGTATACGCTCAGAATTTCTTGTGCATTATATAAACTGGGTTGGGCTCATGTGATTTTCCTTGGCTGCATCACTGTTAGTCCAATATGAAGTGTAAGCACCTAGACGGCCCATTAAGATTTGCAGTGACCTGTAATAGGCATTAGAGAGCTGCATCTGCGCATGAGGAACTACCATGTGGA of the Daucus carota subsp. sativus chromosome 4, DH1 v3.0, whole genome shotgun sequence genome contains:
- the LOC108218050 gene encoding zinc finger CCCH domain-containing protein 2, whose product is MSSFGGGDERRFQPHQLFLSKRLRPVDIPPRKLLSRRAANLEIPVYPRLDEETPLAKFLPCNNRDEEDEADVYSADQFRMFEFKVRKCTRSRSHDWTDCPFSHPGEKARRRDPRKFNYSGVVCQDFRRGMCPRGDRCEYSHGVFECWLHPARYRTQACKDGRSCTRKICFFAHTSKQLRILPQDSANGHHFCPHSHCSSLSPNSTLMRMPDGSPPVSPSLPMGAYRPTRGQMALAELAELKKRHGSGYKKELIKLFQSLNLDEKNSSTGRPKNRLFVDVSKLHDQVPMFFSPSSSESSSSPSDPSSSGSSHFSKNNLDLTEENGTSGAPDLGWVHELCDDWNN